The following coding sequences lie in one Streptomyces venezuelae genomic window:
- a CDS encoding bifunctional 3'-5' exonuclease/DNA polymerase, with translation MAGQRWVVAVTEGGGAELVPLGSDGLPAGPVLREPDLAEAVRSRPDVDRWVWRSTADIYPRLLAARTPIPRCYDIEAAELLLLGHEGRLGEPRSAAAALARLRHTPVPPDPPPRAAEPGTQDSLFEPRPGGAPVTIDELVEVYADQQRRHDATAHPGRMRLLTASESAGMLVAAEMNAAGLPWRADVHRQLLNELLGERYAGRGEPRRLAELADDVSAAFGRRVRPDLAADVVKAFAQAGIRVKSTRRWELEGLDHPAVKPLIEYKKLYRIWTAHGWSWLQDWVHDGRFRPEYTPGGSVSGRWTTNGGGALQIPKVIRRAVVADPGWRLVVADADQMEPRVLAAISRDRGLMEVAGSEEDLYTRLSDRAFSGDRDHAKIALLGAVYGQTSGDGLKNLAALRRRFPLAVAYVDDAAKAGEEGRLVRTWLGRTSPPAAGAGEADEAGIPQEEAPGSPSNPGNPGTPGTPGTPGGPASGDGEFVPGYASTNARARGRFTRNFVVQGSAADWALLMLAALRRTIAEGGLRAELVFFQHDEVIVHCPAEEAETVALAVREAGDLAGRIAFGETPVRFPFTTAIVECYADAK, from the coding sequence ATGGCTGGTCAGCGGTGGGTCGTAGCCGTCACAGAAGGGGGAGGAGCCGAGCTCGTTCCCCTCGGCAGTGACGGCCTGCCCGCGGGCCCGGTCCTCCGAGAGCCCGACCTCGCCGAAGCCGTCCGCTCCCGCCCGGACGTAGACCGATGGGTCTGGCGGTCCACCGCCGACATCTACCCCCGCCTCCTCGCCGCCCGCACCCCCATCCCCCGCTGCTACGACATCGAGGCCGCCGAACTCCTCCTCCTCGGCCACGAAGGCCGCCTCGGCGAACCCCGTTCCGCCGCCGCCGCCCTGGCCCGCCTCCGCCACACGCCCGTACCCCCGGACCCCCCACCCCGCGCCGCCGAGCCCGGCACGCAGGACTCCCTCTTCGAGCCGCGCCCGGGCGGCGCCCCCGTCACGATCGACGAACTCGTCGAGGTGTACGCGGACCAGCAGCGAAGACACGACGCCACCGCCCACCCGGGCCGAATGCGGCTGCTCACCGCCTCGGAGTCCGCGGGCATGCTCGTGGCCGCCGAGATGAACGCCGCAGGGCTGCCCTGGCGCGCCGACGTGCACAGGCAGCTCCTGAACGAACTGCTCGGCGAGCGGTACGCGGGCCGGGGCGAACCCCGCCGCCTCGCCGAACTCGCCGACGACGTGTCCGCCGCGTTCGGCCGCCGCGTCCGCCCGGACCTGGCCGCGGACGTCGTCAAGGCCTTCGCGCAGGCCGGCATCAGGGTGAAGTCGACGCGCCGCTGGGAGCTGGAGGGGCTCGACCACCCCGCGGTGAAGCCCCTGATCGAGTACAAGAAGCTGTACCGGATCTGGACGGCCCACGGCTGGAGCTGGCTCCAGGACTGGGTGCACGACGGCCGCTTCCGCCCCGAGTACACCCCGGGCGGCTCGGTCAGCGGCCGCTGGACGACCAACGGCGGCGGCGCGCTGCAGATCCCGAAGGTCATCCGCAGGGCCGTCGTCGCCGACCCTGGCTGGCGGCTCGTCGTGGCCGACGCCGACCAGATGGAGCCGAGGGTCCTCGCCGCGATCTCCCGCGACCGGGGCCTGATGGAGGTGGCGGGCAGCGAGGAGGACCTGTACACGCGCCTGTCGGACCGCGCCTTCTCCGGCGACCGCGACCACGCGAAGATCGCGCTGCTGGGCGCGGTGTACGGCCAGACGTCCGGCGACGGCCTGAAGAACCTCGCCGCGCTGCGCCGCCGTTTCCCGCTGGCCGTGGCGTACGTGGACGACGCGGCGAAGGCGGGCGAGGAGGGCAGGCTCGTACGGACCTGGCTGGGCCGGACGAGTCCTCCGGCGGCGGGCGCGGGCGAGGCGGACGAGGCGGGAATCCCACAGGAGGAAGCACCGGGCAGCCCGAGCAACCCGGGTAACCCGGGCACCCCGGGCACCCCGGGCACTCCGGGCGGACCCGCCTCCGGCGACGGGGAGTTCGTCCCCGGGTACGCGTCCACGAACGCCCGCGCGCGGGGCCGCTTCACGCGCAACTTCGTCGTGCAGGGCAGTGCCGCGGACTGGGCGCTGCTGATGCTGGCGGCCCTGCGGCGGACGATCGCGGAGGGCGGGCTGCGGGCGGAGCTGGTGTTCTTCCAGCACGACGAGGTCATCGTGCACTGCCCCGCCGAGGAGGCGGAGACGGTGGCGCTCGCCGTGCGCGAGGCGGGGGATCTCGCGGGCCGGATCGCGTTCGGGGAGACACCGGTCCGCTTCCCGTTCACGACGGCGATCGTGGAGTGCTACGCGGACGCGAAGTAG
- a CDS encoding nitrilase-related carbon-nitrogen hydrolase, producing MRVALAQTDCALGDIGRNLDTARDHIAQAATQGADLVVFPELSLHGYHLGGLKKDMSVTTDDPRLLALSAPGGPDVLVGLHEHTSLRAYNTAAYYTGGRLLHVHRKLYLPNYLAWEERKHVSPGQHLRAYDLPGGHGRAATLVCNDAWQPVLPWLAVQDGAEVIVVPTNSAASLDPEAMDTGLYWDTLLSYTARMLQCWVVFVNRVGNENGASFWGGSRVVDPRGTVVAQAPKWEPGLVTVDIDVHEARRQRRAVPLVAEARLGLVDREVRRLIDEGGDS from the coding sequence ATGCGAGTCGCGCTGGCGCAGACCGACTGCGCCCTGGGAGACATCGGCCGGAACCTGGACACCGCACGGGACCACATCGCCCAGGCCGCGACCCAGGGCGCGGATCTCGTCGTCTTCCCGGAGCTGAGCCTCCACGGGTATCACCTGGGCGGCCTGAAGAAGGACATGTCGGTCACGACGGACGACCCGCGCCTGCTCGCCCTCTCCGCCCCCGGCGGCCCCGACGTCCTGGTCGGCCTCCACGAGCACACCAGCCTGCGGGCGTACAACACCGCGGCGTACTACACGGGCGGCCGCCTCCTCCACGTACACCGGAAGCTGTACCTCCCCAACTACCTGGCGTGGGAGGAACGCAAGCACGTGAGCCCCGGGCAGCATCTGCGCGCGTACGACCTGCCCGGCGGTCACGGCCGTGCCGCCACCCTTGTCTGCAACGACGCCTGGCAGCCCGTACTGCCGTGGCTCGCCGTGCAGGACGGCGCCGAGGTCATCGTCGTACCGACGAACAGCGCGGCCAGCCTGGACCCGGAGGCGATGGACACGGGGCTGTACTGGGACACACTGCTCTCGTACACCGCCCGCATGCTCCAGTGCTGGGTCGTCTTCGTGAACCGCGTCGGCAACGAGAACGGCGCCTCCTTCTGGGGCGGCTCCCGCGTCGTCGACCCGCGCGGCACGGTCGTCGCGCAGGCGCCGAAGTGGGAGCCGGGACTGGTGACGGTCGACATCGACGTACACGAGGCGCGCAGACAGCGCCGCGCCGTGCCGCTCGTCGCGGAGGCGCGGCTCGGCCTGGTGGACCGTGAGGTGCGGCGCCTCATCGACGAGGGCGGTGACAGCTGA
- a CDS encoding DUF2786 domain-containing protein, giving the protein MESVIDRAFAAALYGDGDDGLDTGASLLAAAPDTDAELRRRGEEYLHRAWRHGWQPADVVRLVRRDLDDRHVRLAADLIRAETARYAHLPPRWPAQLADLGPDGGSGGDHGDRFTRATVHLQLYRLLLRLPPIEPAGPPPGDTVPGPVHGEPRTLTRIRALLAKAEATGYPEEAEALTAKAQELMARHSLDEALLAARTHAKDVPTACRIGVDAPYETAKAILLDAVAAANHCRAVWNEAYGFSTVVGFDHDLESVELLHTSLLVQGTAAMTKAEAGQRAAGRKRTKTFRQSFLMAYAHRIGGRLAEAGEHAVREAATEAAGESRDAAALLPVLAARDVAVTDHAERMFPETTTTRVRGVTDAEGWHHGTAAADRAHVAPRGRGPALP; this is encoded by the coding sequence ATGGAATCGGTGATCGACAGAGCGTTCGCGGCGGCGCTGTACGGCGACGGCGACGACGGTCTCGACACCGGCGCGTCCCTCCTCGCGGCCGCCCCCGACACGGACGCCGAGCTGCGCCGACGCGGTGAGGAGTACCTGCACAGGGCCTGGCGGCACGGCTGGCAGCCCGCCGATGTGGTGCGTCTCGTCCGGCGCGACCTGGACGACCGGCACGTACGCCTCGCCGCGGACCTCATCCGCGCCGAGACCGCCCGCTACGCCCACCTTCCGCCCCGCTGGCCCGCCCAGCTCGCCGATCTCGGCCCCGATGGCGGGTCCGGGGGTGACCACGGCGACCGGTTCACCCGCGCCACCGTCCACCTTCAGCTGTACCGGCTCCTCCTGCGTCTCCCCCCGATCGAGCCGGCGGGTCCGCCGCCCGGCGACACCGTCCCCGGGCCTGTCCACGGCGAGCCGCGCACGCTCACCCGTATCCGCGCCCTCCTCGCCAAGGCCGAGGCGACCGGCTATCCGGAGGAGGCCGAGGCGCTCACCGCCAAGGCGCAGGAGCTGATGGCGCGGCACTCGCTCGACGAGGCGCTGCTCGCGGCCCGCACCCATGCGAAGGACGTACCGACGGCGTGCCGGATCGGCGTGGACGCCCCGTACGAGACGGCGAAGGCGATCCTGCTCGACGCCGTCGCCGCCGCGAACCACTGCCGTGCGGTGTGGAACGAGGCGTACGGCTTCTCGACCGTCGTCGGGTTCGACCACGATCTGGAGTCGGTCGAGCTGCTGCACACCTCCCTTCTCGTGCAGGGGACCGCTGCCATGACCAAGGCGGAGGCCGGGCAGCGCGCCGCGGGCCGCAAGCGCACGAAGACGTTCCGGCAGTCCTTCCTGATGGCGTACGCGCACCGCATCGGCGGCCGCCTCGCGGAGGCGGGCGAGCACGCGGTGCGGGAGGCGGCGACCGAAGCGGCGGGGGAGTCCCGGGACGCGGCGGCCCTGCTTCCCGTCCTCGCCGCACGCGACGTCGCCGTCACGGACCACGCGGAGCGGATGTTCCCCGAGACGACCACGACGCGCGTCCGAGGAGTGACGGACGCCGAAGGCTGGCACCACGGCACGGCCGCCGCCGACCGCGCCCATGTCGCCCCGCGCGGCCGTGGCCCCGCGCTGCCCTGA
- a CDS encoding GerMN domain-containing protein: MRHVRASLSAVLAGLVLAGCGVRPTGVVDAGEAAGGLTKGLRIYFVSETGRLEGVTRSRTIRAPADVIKLLMSGPSKAEQQAGLTTLVEGGAFDVTGKGDHLTVRVPDLLIDPTALDDRNLTGQLVCSLARAQAVLDERGRTRPDDVRVTVRAADDGELGPYVCSDFLK, translated from the coding sequence ATGAGGCACGTACGCGCAAGCCTGTCGGCGGTCCTGGCCGGACTGGTCCTCGCGGGGTGCGGAGTGCGGCCCACCGGTGTGGTGGACGCGGGCGAGGCGGCGGGCGGGCTCACCAAGGGCCTGCGGATCTACTTCGTCTCCGAGACGGGCCGACTGGAAGGGGTCACCCGTTCGCGCACGATCCGCGCACCGGCGGACGTCATCAAGCTGTTGATGTCGGGCCCTTCGAAGGCAGAGCAGCAGGCCGGGCTCACCACGCTGGTGGAGGGCGGCGCATTCGACGTCACGGGCAAGGGCGACCACCTCACGGTGCGCGTCCCGGACCTCCTCATCGACCCCACCGCGCTGGACGACCGCAACCTCACCGGCCAGCTCGTGTGCAGCCTGGCCCGCGCACAGGCGGTCCTGGACGAGCGGGGACGGACACGGCCGGACGACGTGCGCGTGACGGTGCGGGCCGCGGACGACGGGGAGTTGGGGCCGTACGTCTGCTCGGACTTCTTGAAGTAG
- a CDS encoding ATP-binding protein: MLVAVVSAVTATGLAYRESRNAVLERKQDAVRTDFKNRVDQAAADLAVPPDEVSLTRFAVGVADGLGDTVVVAEYRTLRASSDASADRTRISRALRDAVRTRNRMSFQRVDRHGSPYLVVGTPVTFDSGTPSGLDVYAISSLRAEQDDTAGILDAVRDGLLPVLLLTVALALLAARTVLRPVRELGRATRRHAAGDLTSRVVVPKGRDELADLARDFNDTAQALETSVDELREQEAKARRFVADVSHELRTPLAAMTMVATVLDEDAAQLPPDTAHAARTVSAETARLSRLVDDLMEMSRFDSGAARLNLGEVDLAETVRNTLTLRGWTERVRAELPPGVRAVVDPRRIDVAVANLVGNALRHGAEPVTVTLAPGGDWVTVEVADRGPGLAPDVLPHVFDRFYKADSARTRSEGSGLGTAIALENARLHGGTIEVANRPEGGAVFTLRLPWRRGEGAEE; this comes from the coding sequence GTGCTGGTCGCGGTCGTCAGCGCGGTCACCGCCACCGGGCTCGCCTACCGCGAGTCCCGCAACGCCGTCCTGGAACGCAAACAGGACGCCGTGCGCACCGACTTCAAGAACCGCGTCGACCAGGCGGCCGCCGACCTCGCCGTGCCGCCCGACGAGGTCTCCCTCACCCGCTTCGCGGTCGGGGTCGCGGACGGGCTCGGGGACACGGTGGTCGTCGCCGAGTACCGCACGCTGCGGGCGTCCTCCGACGCGTCGGCCGACCGTACGCGGATCTCCCGCGCACTCCGCGACGCCGTACGCACGAGGAACCGGATGAGCTTCCAGCGGGTCGACCGGCACGGCAGCCCCTACCTGGTGGTGGGCACGCCCGTCACCTTCGACTCCGGGACGCCGTCCGGGCTCGACGTCTACGCCATCAGCTCGCTGCGCGCCGAGCAGGACGACACGGCGGGCATCCTCGACGCGGTGCGGGACGGCCTGCTGCCGGTGCTGCTGCTCACCGTCGCGCTCGCGCTGCTGGCCGCCCGTACGGTGCTGCGGCCCGTACGGGAACTCGGCCGGGCGACCCGTCGGCACGCCGCCGGGGACCTGACCTCCCGGGTCGTCGTGCCGAAGGGCCGGGACGAACTCGCCGACCTGGCGCGCGACTTCAACGACACGGCGCAGGCCCTGGAAACATCCGTCGACGAGCTCCGCGAACAGGAGGCCAAGGCGCGCCGCTTCGTCGCCGATGTCTCGCACGAGCTGCGGACACCGCTCGCCGCGATGACGATGGTCGCCACCGTCCTCGACGAGGACGCGGCTCAGCTGCCGCCCGACACGGCGCACGCGGCCCGCACGGTCAGCGCGGAGACGGCACGGCTCTCCCGGCTCGTCGACGACCTGATGGAGATGTCCCGCTTCGACTCGGGCGCGGCACGGCTCAACCTCGGCGAGGTCGACCTCGCCGAGACCGTGCGGAACACGCTGACGCTGCGCGGCTGGACGGAACGGGTACGGGCCGAACTCCCGCCCGGCGTCCGGGCGGTGGTCGACCCGCGCCGCATCGATGTGGCGGTCGCGAACCTCGTCGGGAACGCGCTGCGGCACGGGGCGGAGCCGGTGACCGTGACGCTGGCGCCGGGGGGCGACTGGGTGACGGTGGAGGTCGCCGACCGCGGTCCGGGGCTCGCCCCCGACGTACTCCCCCACGTCTTCGACCGCTTCTACAAGGCGGACAGCGCGCGGACCCGCTCGGAGGGCAGCGGCCTCGGCACGGCCATCGCGCTGGAGAACGCGCGGCTGCACGGGGGGACGATCGAGGTGGCCAACAGGCCGGAAGGCGGCGCGGTGTTCACACTGCGGCTGCCGTGGCGGCGCGGGGAAGGAGCCGAGGAATGA
- a CDS encoding response regulator transcription factor, which translates to MPRVPHVLLIEDDASVRDGMELVLRRHGYAVDTAATGEDALALLARPAGHDVELAVLDLMLPGIDGFEVCRRIRASGSAIPVIMLTARGDDSDIVRGLEAGADDYVVKPVTAPVLEARIRAALRRAEPVRVRPGEDTYAGLVIDRAGLTVSKRGTPLPLPPTELRVLLELSASPGQVFSREQLLRSVWEHDFLGDSRLVDAAVGRLRAKIEDVPAKPVFVQTVRGFGYRFGPV; encoded by the coding sequence ATGCCCCGAGTCCCCCACGTCCTGCTGATCGAGGACGACGCGTCCGTACGCGACGGAATGGAGCTCGTGCTGCGCCGTCACGGGTACGCCGTCGACACCGCCGCCACGGGTGAGGACGCCCTCGCGCTGCTCGCAAGGCCCGCGGGGCACGACGTCGAGCTCGCCGTCCTCGATCTGATGCTGCCCGGCATCGACGGCTTCGAGGTCTGCCGGCGGATCCGCGCCTCCGGGTCGGCGATCCCCGTCATCATGCTGACCGCGCGGGGCGACGACAGCGACATCGTGCGGGGCCTGGAGGCGGGCGCCGACGACTACGTGGTCAAACCCGTGACCGCGCCCGTCCTGGAGGCACGGATCCGGGCGGCGCTGCGGCGGGCCGAGCCGGTGCGGGTGCGGCCCGGCGAGGACACGTACGCCGGACTCGTCATCGACCGTGCCGGGCTCACCGTCTCCAAGCGCGGCACACCCCTCCCGCTTCCCCCCACCGAACTGCGGGTCCTGCTGGAGCTCTCCGCGTCGCCGGGGCAGGTCTTCAGCCGCGAACAGCTGCTGCGCTCGGTGTGGGAGCACGACTTCCTCGGGGACTCGCGGCTCGTGGACGCGGCGGTCGGGCGACTGCGCGCCAAGATCGAGGACGTGCCCGCCAAGCCGGTGTTCGTGCAGACGGTGCGGGGCTTCGGGTACCGGTTCGGGCCGGTATGA
- a CDS encoding peptidoglycan-binding protein, with amino-acid sequence MRRRTGLLMGAAVLTVAAAGAGLLVVTADESGAGGGGSALPAATAEVTRTDLVRSETADGKIDFAGRRAVKSPVEGTVTVAAREGATVARGQALYERDDKPVTLLYGPVPAFREMKAGDRGSDVLQLERNLTALGYGAGLYVDPRYDDATEAAVKRWQKSLNRTPTGRVGKGDVVFQPDRVKVVSADAALADPVGPDGPVLTVASTQPVIRAELDESDASLAARGTEVEVTLPSGRKEPGRVTGTVRPEEQDGEGGGGSGDGITVEITLDGGRSAAAGEDAKATATVRFVSESRENVLTVPVEAVVALRGAHGGYGLQTVSGGTSRMVRVKTGMTADGRIEVSGPGIAEGTKVGVATL; translated from the coding sequence ATGCGACGCCGTACGGGGCTCCTCATGGGCGCGGCCGTACTGACCGTCGCGGCGGCCGGGGCGGGCCTCCTCGTCGTCACCGCCGACGAGTCCGGCGCGGGAGGCGGCGGGTCCGCGCTCCCCGCCGCCACCGCCGAGGTCACCCGCACCGACCTCGTGCGGTCCGAGACGGCCGACGGGAAGATCGACTTCGCGGGGCGGCGGGCCGTGAAGTCGCCGGTCGAGGGGACGGTGACGGTCGCCGCGCGGGAGGGCGCCACCGTCGCCCGCGGACAGGCCCTCTACGAACGGGACGACAAACCGGTGACGCTCCTCTACGGGCCCGTACCGGCGTTCCGGGAGATGAAGGCGGGCGACCGCGGCAGCGACGTACTCCAGCTGGAACGCAACCTGACCGCCCTCGGCTACGGAGCGGGCCTCTACGTAGACCCGCGTTACGACGACGCGACCGAAGCGGCCGTCAAGCGGTGGCAGAAGTCCCTCAACCGCACGCCGACGGGCCGGGTCGGCAAGGGAGACGTGGTCTTCCAGCCCGACCGCGTCAAGGTGGTCTCCGCGGACGCGGCGCTCGCGGACCCGGTCGGCCCGGACGGGCCCGTCCTCACGGTCGCCTCGACGCAGCCGGTCATACGCGCCGAGCTCGACGAGTCCGACGCGTCGCTGGCCGCGCGGGGCACCGAGGTCGAGGTCACGCTGCCGAGCGGCAGGAAGGAACCGGGCCGCGTCACGGGCACGGTGAGACCGGAGGAGCAGGACGGTGAAGGCGGCGGCGGGTCCGGTGACGGCATCACGGTCGAGATCACGCTGGACGGCGGCCGGTCGGCCGCGGCGGGCGAGGACGCGAAGGCCACGGCGACCGTGCGGTTCGTGAGCGAGTCCCGCGAGAACGTGCTCACCGTCCCGGTCGAGGCGGTGGTCGCCCTGCGCGGCGCGCACGGCGGTTACGGCCTCCAGACGGTCAGTGGCGGTACGTCGCGCATGGTGCGCGTGAAGACCGGCATGACCGCCGACGGCAGGATCGAGGTCAGCGGTCCCGGCATCGCGGAGGGCACGAAGGTCGGGGTGGCGACGCTGTGA
- a CDS encoding ABC transporter ATP-binding protein gives MTTKSAAADDAIPVVELRDVTKSYAGDVHALRGVNLTVRAGELLAIVGPSGSGKSTMLNVVGTLDKPTSGTVRVAGHDVGALSDARLSALRARHIGFVFQHFHLAAGRDAVDNVADGLLYAGVPRKERRARARAALGRVGLGHRLGHRPTELSGGEKQRVAIARALVGEPSLLLADEPTGALDTASGAVVMELLHELNATGTTVCVITHDHDIADALPRRVRFRDGEIVPDAVR, from the coding sequence GTGACTACCAAGAGCGCGGCTGCGGACGACGCGATCCCCGTCGTCGAACTGCGGGACGTCACCAAGTCGTACGCCGGAGACGTCCACGCCCTGCGCGGCGTGAACCTCACCGTCCGCGCGGGCGAGCTCCTCGCGATCGTCGGGCCATCGGGCTCCGGCAAGTCGACGATGCTGAACGTCGTCGGCACGCTCGACAAGCCCACCTCCGGCACGGTCCGCGTCGCGGGCCACGACGTGGGCGCGCTCTCCGACGCCCGCCTGTCCGCGCTGCGCGCCCGCCACATCGGCTTCGTCTTCCAGCACTTCCACCTGGCGGCGGGCCGCGACGCGGTCGACAACGTCGCGGACGGACTGCTCTACGCGGGCGTGCCCCGCAAGGAGCGCCGCGCCCGCGCCCGCGCCGCTCTCGGACGGGTCGGGCTCGGCCACCGGCTGGGCCACCGGCCCACCGAACTGTCCGGCGGCGAGAAGCAGCGCGTGGCGATCGCCCGCGCACTCGTGGGCGAGCCGTCCCTCCTCCTCGCGGATGAGCCGACGGGGGCCCTGGACACGGCGTCCGGCGCGGTGGTCATGGAGCTGCTCCACGAGCTCAACGCGACCGGCACGACGGTCTGCGTGATCACGCACGACCACGACATCGCCGACGCCCTGCCGCGCCGCGTCCGCTTCCGGGACGGCGAGATCGTGCCGGACGCGGTCCGATGA
- a CDS encoding ABC transporter permease, whose translation MTEERAREQVKKPARLSPGDILRVGAVGLRARRTRVVLSALGIAIGIATMVAVVGLSQSSKSDLMAKLDRLGTNLLTAEAGKDAMGGDVALPKSAVAMVERIGPVRHATATGNVDARIRRSDVVPEERTAGVTAQAARTDLLTTLNARVGEGRWLDRASERLPVTVLGSVAADRLGVTAPGEKIMMGDSYVVVIGILEPVELVPTLDRVALVGFPAAEKYFGFDGHPSMIFERSPDDTVEDVREVLARTVRPGDEGSVKVSRPSDALAAKAATDEGLTALMLGLGAVALLVGGVGVANTMVISVLERRAEIGLRRALGATKGAIRLQFLAESLLLSALGGAVGAVLGAAATYAFALGRGWTPVVPPWSLTAGFAATLVIGMVAGLYPAVGAARLHPTVALNAT comes from the coding sequence ATGACAGAAGAAAGGGCAAGGGAACAGGTGAAGAAGCCTGCTCGCCTCTCACCCGGCGACATCCTGCGCGTCGGCGCGGTGGGCCTGCGCGCCCGCCGCACCCGGGTCGTCCTCTCCGCGCTCGGCATCGCGATCGGCATCGCCACGATGGTCGCGGTCGTCGGCCTCTCCCAGTCCAGCAAGTCGGACCTGATGGCGAAGCTCGACCGGCTCGGCACGAACCTCCTCACCGCGGAGGCGGGCAAGGACGCCATGGGCGGTGACGTGGCGCTGCCCAAGTCGGCGGTGGCGATGGTGGAGCGGATCGGCCCGGTCCGGCACGCCACGGCCACGGGGAACGTCGACGCCCGCATCCGCCGCAGCGACGTCGTCCCCGAGGAACGGACGGCGGGCGTGACGGCACAGGCGGCCCGTACCGACCTCCTGACGACCCTCAACGCGCGCGTGGGGGAGGGCCGGTGGCTGGACAGGGCCAGTGAGAGGCTCCCCGTCACCGTTCTCGGGTCGGTGGCGGCGGACCGTCTCGGTGTCACGGCACCCGGCGAGAAGATCATGATGGGCGACTCGTACGTGGTCGTCATCGGCATCCTGGAGCCGGTCGAGCTCGTCCCGACGCTGGACCGCGTCGCGCTGGTCGGCTTCCCGGCGGCCGAGAAGTACTTCGGCTTCGACGGGCACCCGTCGATGATCTTCGAGCGGTCGCCCGACGACACGGTCGAGGACGTACGAGAGGTCCTGGCCCGCACGGTCCGCCCCGGCGACGAGGGCTCGGTCAAGGTCTCGCGTCCCTCGGACGCGCTGGCCGCGAAGGCGGCGACGGACGAGGGCCTGACGGCGCTCATGCTCGGCCTGGGCGCGGTGGCATTGCTGGTCGGAGGCGTCGGCGTCGCCAACACGATGGTGATCTCCGTCCTGGAGCGCCGCGCGGAGATCGGCCTGCGCCGCGCGCTGGGCGCCACGAAGGGGGCGATACGGCTCCAGTTCCTGGCGGAGTCCCTGCTCCTGTCGGCGCTGGGCGGGGCGGTGGGAGCGGTGCTCGGCGCGGCGGCGACGTACGCGTTCGCGCTGGGCCGGGGCTGGACGCCGGTGGTGCCGCCGTGGTCGCTGACGGCGGGGTTCGCGGCGACGCTGGTCATCGGCATGGTGGCGGGCCTCTACCCGGCGGTCGGGGCGGCGCGGCTGCACCCGACGGTGGCGCTGAACGCGACGTGA